A window from Gallus gallus isolate bGalGal1 chromosome 5, bGalGal1.mat.broiler.GRCg7b, whole genome shotgun sequence encodes these proteins:
- the CCDC177 gene encoding coiled-coil domain-containing protein 177 — protein sequence MVAKHRRYQRPRAAQSHPTGRRTPAPARPLRPPVAPCRGDKGDRRLTRHRSLLAGPTMVEPPTEPPAQPCPAPGGAAAAAAAATPGETSRPGEQSPLLHLDLYNFDCAAAEGSRYVLTSPRSLEACARCAVRPVELLPRALGELLREAPGRSMRVATGLYEAYERERRRKLQQCREERERIIREEKRRILAPLGSLPPSPAARLVPRAAAAAAAAAPRPAGKAGASGGAKAKSHSLDSLQKRREGSWGKTSSESGASSSYSGESLRGLGGKGRSRGRVADGSLLGRSFSLGDLSHSPQTAQRVERIVREVKRKKGLSEVPERDKKIAALMIAKHQEANLLREQRQAAHLQWDSQRRLAEQRKEQEEKEKQKALLQGQRMWESQVEKRRGKLSQEQQEVALLKQKQRQVCEERWREQAEKQERLRREKLERAVQEDKQKKLHQEHNLKAKEDSKKEQREREEQLLQEKLSTAAQKRQRKEVRLQKERKLLNQAEKLKHETLLKELAKQEAEEKEMLKASLEMSLSKAQENYEQLVEKRNQELREKARREDMQIQRAKLAAEKKEREQKEHLEALAKETERKLQHAAQVAEEVVQEKARRLVLSRLEKEKVQKMNKQKVEQYEDLRRREILLSIERKLERSEQIFKEKKTVLENARSVARASFHVREKVREETNTRTFDKMALEAELHASLDKK from the coding sequence ATGGTCGCAAAACACCGTCGCTACCAACGGCCCCGTGCAGCCCAATCCCACCCCACCGGGCGCCGAACCCCCGCCCCTGCTCGGCCGCTCCGTCCACCGGTAGCACCGTGCCGGGGGGACAAAGGGGACCGCAGGCTCACCCGCCACCGCTCTCTCCTCGCAGGCCCAACCATGGTGGAGCCCCCAACAGAGCCCCCCGCGCAGCCCTGCCCCGCAcccggcggggcggcggcggcggcggcggcggcaacGCCGGGGGAGACGTCCCGACCCGGGGAGCAGTCCCCGCTGCTGCACCTGGACCTGTACAACTTCGACTGCGCGGCGGCGGAGGGCAGCCGGTACGTGCTGACCAGCCCCCGCTCCCTGGAGGCCTGCGCCCGCTGCGCCGTGCGGCCGGTGGAGCTGCTGCCACGGGCGCTGGGCGAGCTGCTGCGCGAGGCTCCCGGGCGCTCCATGCGGGTGGCCACCGGCCTCTACGAGGCCTACGAGCGGGAGCGCCGCCgcaagctgcagcagtgccGCGAGGAGCGGGAGAGGATTATCCGCGAGGAGAAGCGGCGCATCCTCGCTCCACTCGGCAGCCTGCCTCCCtcgcccgccgcccgcctcgTCCCACgggctgccgccgccgccgccgccgccgcgccccgtCCCGCGGGGAAGGCTGGGGCGTCTGGGGGTGCCAAGGCCAAGAGCCACTCCCTGGACTCGCTGCAAAAGCGTCGGGAGGGCAGCTGGGGCAAGACCTCCTCGGAGTCGGGAGCGTCGTCCTCGTACAGCGGGGAGAGCCTGCGGGGGCTGGGGGGCAAGGGGCGCAGCCGGGGCCGGGTGGCCGACGGCTCCCTGCTGGGGCGCAGCTTCAGCCTGGGTGACCTCAGCCACTCGCCGCAGACCGCCCAGAGGGTGGAGAGGATCGTCAGGGaagtgaagaggaagaagggcCTCTCGGAGGTGCCCGAGAGGGACAAGAAGATCGCGGCGCTGATGATCGCCAAGCACCAGGAGGCCAATCTCCTGCGGGAGCAGCGGCAGGCGGCCCACCTGCAGTGGGACAGCCAGCGGCGCCTGGCGGAGCAGCggaaggagcaggaggagaaggagaagcagaaggcCCTCCTGCAGGGCCAGCGGATGTGGGAGAGCCAGGTGGAGAAGCGGCGGGGAAAGctgagccaggagcagcaggaggtcgccctgctgaagcagaagcagcGGCAGGTATGTGAGGAGAGGTGGCGGGAGCAGGCGGAGAAGCAGGAGCGGCTGCGGAGGGAGAAGCTGGAAAGAGCCGTCCAGGAGGACAAGCAGAAGAAGCTCCATCAAGAGCACAATCTGAAGGCGAAGGAGGACAGCAAGAAGGAGCAGCGGGAGCgagaggagcagctcctgcaggagaaGCTGTCCACGGCCGCGCAgaagaggcagaggaaggaggtgcggctgcagaaggagaggaagcTGCTCAACCaagcagagaagctgaagcaCGAGACTTTGCTCAAGGAACTGGCCAAGCAAGaggcagaggagaaggaaatgctgaagGCCTCCCTGGAGATGAGTTTGTCCAAGGCTCAGGAGAACTATGAGCAGCTAGTGGAGAAGAGGAACCAGGAGCTGAGGGAGAAGGCCAGGCGGGAGGACATGCAGATCCAGAGAGCCAAACTGGCggcagagaagaaggaaagagagcagaAGGAGCACTTGGAGGCCTTGGCTAAAGAGACAGAGAGGAAGCTCCAGCATGCTGCCCAGGTGGCTGAAGAGGTGGTCCAGGAAAAAGCCCGCAGGTTGGTCTTGAGCCgtctggagaaggagaaggtgCAGAAGATGAACAAGCAAAAGGTGGAACAGTACGAGGACTTACGGCGCAGGGAGATCCTCCTTTCTATAGAGAGAAAGCTGGAGAGGAGCGAGCAGATCTTCAAGGAGAAGAAGACCGTCTTAGAAAATGCCAGGTCTGTAGCTCGGGCATCCTTCCATGTCCGGGAGAAGGTGCGGGAGGAGACCAACACGCGCACCTTTGACAAGATGGCcttggaagcagagctgcacgCCAGCCTGGATAAGAAATGA